ctcatttattagtgagccagaaaaatctgaacccgactcgacccatcacgggttggtgggtaaatgggttggttcactagcccacttaattacaatttttttaaataaaaaaaaattacaaactttctatattcaaatttaaacaaatttcattcccaaaaaatgatgttaaactgaagacaattcaaaataataataaaagcacTTTAATCTGTAACACAATTTCTCAAATGCAAATATATCAAAAgcagcttgttcaaataatatatactcaaattgtttaaataaaatgaacaaactcTGATATATAGGGTTTCCGAAAACCCCTAgttttgtcattataaagttttcgaaaaaaaaaaagaaagataagtgagaaaacaaaaatatggagaaaagagaagaaaaaaggaagggtgttttgcCTGAAGAATTTCactgaagaagtgagagtggcagcaccgtaaatgagagcaagttccgtgagagtgatttgtgagagcagaggttacttttttggtatacatagtgagtgaagagagtattttattttttagggtttcataaataaaataataaattaaaaaaataaaattaggtaggtgggttggcaggcctgccaacccggcccaccacaggtttgacccgcatgagccgggtttaaattaGCCGAATTAAAATCTGACCCgcctaaaaaaattcaattttttcaaacccaacccggcctaaacccgtggtgagccgagtTGGCTTGCGGGTTTTGACCCATTTTGATGGCTCTACTAATGAGTTATTGTAGATAGCTCGTGTAGCATATGAAGAACATGCATCCAGTAGAAGAGGAGGTCGAAATGTACGCAACAAACGTTCATCATCATATTGCTAGCATCGTCTTTTACTATGCATTTGGTTGtcttgaattttaatataatatttggaatgtcaaaactttacttttatataattaaataactttgttaatttttacataattagtATATTAATGAAGAGGATGTGAGTTTTTATATGCACAAGAGTGGTACGCTTGTCAAAGAATTAACAACaactttgtatttttaattatatatctctTTACATAACGCAAATATCAATTATGATGCTAGTCTAAATAACTGGTATTTAACGCCCATCAAATCTATATAGATGTTTCCTACTGACATAAAAAGATGACTACGCCTGCGTCTCGAGATTACAAGGATGGAGATATGATACCCACCATTGATAAAGGACAACCTCTTGTAAGTGCACATCaacatctaaaaataaaattaaagaaatgaaacttattttataatggaACAAAAGAATAATCACTCTAGCTATATTAAGTAATAAAtcattacaaataatattttatttaaaattataatccaATTAtcttaaacttaaataataattttaaaaaattcaataacatAGACATAAATGTATtactaaaaaatgaaatttataaattctttaaacttagaagataaaaaagataaccatttcaatttctttttttttctaaaattcagaTTCATTATCAacaagaaatttgaaatttaaaatatatggtaaccaagtttaaattttaaatttgaaattacaaaacaaaataaaaaaaaaatatagtaacaAAATTTGCgtttaaaattccaaaaaaaaattgtaaaatgaagGTTTTTGTATAGCCTTTTCAATGTGTCAGAACAACTTTCGcatgataaagataaaaaaggttaaatcatttcattaattcttatttttgtgaCAAAATCTTAAAtggatcattttattttttttacatctcGATTTGGTtcctattttgaaaattttaatgtaaaccagatttttttaatattgtagtAACAAAGTTAAAGAGATATCACTTATTATTAtaggtttaaacttctttttggtccctaagttatgagtggatattcagtttagtccctgtttttaaaaatgtaaatctttggtccctaaattataaaaaatgtatcaaatgagtcattttttaacttgaaacactttttttggttatttcttaacaactactacatctttagattgctctgatttgtttcttagggaccaaagatttacatttttaaaaatagggaCTAAACTatccacttataacttagggaccaaaaagatatttaaatcattattttattattattatcatttaaaaaaatagaaaaaatataaatttgtcatGTGTCAATGTCACGTGATAGTAATAGTATGATGTGACCGTATTAATACCATGTATCACTATCATGTGAGTATCATTACTTTTATCTTAATTtggtctttatatttttattttgctttaattctgtcttattttttttaaattaaacaattttaactttctctaaattaaaacaaatttatttttcttataactcttaaacaaatatttttattaaatttttttaaaaagagtaagtttatttatatttatattttatattgaattttattcaaagttgttttaaactttttaatataaaataatgctaataaaacaaattcaaaattaatatcaaataacaaatatgttaaaaaaagttgtttataaattacattttataaaataaaataaaattttcaactttttcaattattttaaatagttttatattttaaaaatgtgtaaaattaataatttttatacaaattttttactTGGTTTAATGATAAcaattttacaaattcaaattctaaattttaaaataattttaaacaattttataacaatttaaaacaaataaatttaaaatttgaaaacaattttaaataaagtttcaatgtaaaatatagataaaaataaatttattcttgtaaaaaatatttgtataacatTTACACAAATGAAATTGCATCATATTGATATTACATATACTGCACTCACTGTCACTCAGTATTATTAACATGACGTGAACTTAAACCtatcaaatgtttttttaaataaataataaaagtataaataatttaaaaaaagttaaaatttataaactaacaCGTGACTCTTCTTTAacattcaactttaaaaaatacttaattgcATCAAAATAAagaccaaattaaaatattatataaataaataaacatcgATATCATTAATAAACTcgaaataaactaaataatgaaatgttaaaattaatatttcatgtaaaatttaaaattccaaTATACTTatgtcaaaattaatatttcttatctAACATGAACATTGTTAAGTTAATccttattttaaatcatatttatcttcattatttaaagtataaaatttatttttaatttcttaatttacttttaatcttaataaaaacaaaattggatGGTTTAAAATTGATATCTTTCTTACAAGGGCCACAATACTAGTGAATAAAACAAAcggcttaatacctcccttggtcctcgtatttgtgtgaaaatctcagttcggctctcaagttttgaactatctcaattgggtcataatttttgtaaaaatgcacacattttaccccaactgTTAACTTATCTCAAatggcgttaagtttagctgacgtggtatgctgacgtgttggcttaatccctccttggtcctcgtatttgtgtgaaaatctcagttcggtcctcaagttttNAACTGTNtcaattgggtcataatttttgtaaaaatgcacacattttaccccaatcgttaactgatctcaaacggcgttaagtttagctgacgtgatagccagaggacatgctgacgtgtattatttaattatatgaattattttttaaaataagcagtgtttcacgtggcacagtgagatcagttagcgattgcggtaaaatgtgtgcatttttacaaaaattatgacccaattgagacagttcaaaacttaagGACCGACTTGAGATTTttacacaaatacgaggaccaagaagggattaagccaacacgtcagcataccacgtcagctaaacttaacgccgtttaagattagttaacggttggggtaaaatgtgtgtatttttacaaaaattatgacccaattgagatagttcaaaacttgaggaccgaactgagattttcacacaaatacgaagaccaagggaggtattaagcctaaaacaAACTAACCCCTATCTTCTTCCTCTATGTGCACCCCCCCTgacaaatttcttaaatttacaCAACCATTTACCTTCTTCGCTTCCACGCATAGAACACTTCCCTACTCCAAGCATATCTCCCTCctccaatttaattttttttactaaatatatattttggattcTAGTatctgaaatataaaataaaatatatattacagattttttaatttgaaatacattttttacttttgtgtttagttgtataattcataatacaaaattttatattttaaattatagaatttataatataaaaattaaaaaacttgaattgtataatttagtatgtaaaataaaaaagtgtattttgtattatataatctaaaatataaaatttgtattccgAATTTTAGACTGTATTTTTCAGAgttgtataattcaaaatataaattttgtattttggattgtatgttccaaataattttgaatttataattggAAATGGAGATggttaaaattagaattttgaaaTGTATGGAGTGCTGGAAGAAATTAtggaggtgcaagaagaaatgTGTAgctatcatttttatattttagaaaaactaacgtaaaattgaattaaattgaattaacaaGTTGGGCTAAGTCTAGCATCTACGAGTTTGGGCTGGATATTCAAAATACAATACCCTAAAGATAGataccatttttcttttatattttaaaagttaatgttTATAATGTGAAAAATAGACAGGGATCTGGGTTGTGCCCTCTTTGTGAACATTTTGagttcaaacaatttttttctaatttagacTGGAAAGTTTTTTCCTCCATCTTAATTGTAAAAAGTATTAAATCAAgcttgattaaaaaaattattgtactGCTTATGGATTAAGTTTGTTTACTAATTTGCCCCCATAAAGTTTTTGTTTACTTACCAacaattgtataaaaatttcAGTTTCCAAACGTTAGTGAGTGTTCCTATTACATccaattcttttatattatttaagagtcgaagtttaaaatagtttaaatattttttttctcctttcattttctaagatgtcttttaaaaataaaattgtgatagAATCACTCCAAAGTAGACAATATCTTGGATGAGGGATTATTGATCTTAATGGTATCATTCGACGAACTTGGAATCGAAACATTTGCATCCACCGTAGGATCGAAAACaaggtttttaaaacaaatgaacAGTTCCCTTAAACCTTTTACTAGGGCTAAACTCTCATTTCTCCTAAACCTTGATTGTGGGACCTATGTTCTGGTACGCCCAATAATTAAACATCACTTAGGAGTTTAGACCaaagacaatttaaatatttctttcttcttccatccTCGGAGACACCTTTTAAGGAAAAAACTATGACAAAGTTCAAGCTTCAAAATGGATAATACTTCAAATGTGTGGTGATTGACCCTAACGATGACAATTGATGGACTTTGGCCTTTATTCCTAAGCGATATGAGACCATTAAGTGTATCAGTAATAACTACTATGACGAGTTCATTTTCAAGTGTCAATACAAAAGTTTACTATATCAATTTTGTTAACATCGATATAACAAGTCTTATATAAGGATGAGAAACAaatgtctttattttatataacggtttctctttcttcttttctttgcataacttgtttcctttattttcttgtttaacATTAAGGTGTCGTTAGTTTGTGATTTGGCATCTCTTCAACATGTATTAGGATGAGTTTGGTTTATATTTTCCTAAACAAGTAATGATATTAATCATTGGACATTAATCAACAACCTAGAAATTATGGTGCTTAAATTAgaatttagggttttctttACTAAATGTAAATGATAAATCTTTTTTAGAACCTTCATAACATAATCCTTAAAGAGCGACAATGTTTTATGCTTATTCTATATTACTCCTTGGCACGTGtatttttcaactttcaaaaagACTATATGTCTTCTATGGTTAAGTGCTTTACATGATTTAGAGTAAAGGTTTTCTAATCAAGGTTTGATAAGTTCTATCAATTATCATGATGCTCTTTCAAGAGGATAATTGCATTTAATGTATGTCTGGAGAGTATTTAATGCATCCTGTATGATCAAGTTGTTCAAATGCATGGAAGACTATCTTATGAGCTAAAGTTGATCATCAATTGTAAAAGGTTTTTCAACAACTCTTTTACATAAAGCTTTAAACCTTATACATAAAGCTATCATCTCTAGTGAACAAAACCAGTGACCTTTTAAATTACTTTCCCATTTTTATCTAATGTGGAACTTAGATTCACACTTGAAATTCTAATATTATGcataatgaaactcattttgtTAATTGTGAACTTAATGTAGTTTGAACAATTAggcaaactagtataaaaatctcTAAGTATTCCTTTCCTTTCTTATCTTGTTAACATTGCTTGTTATTGCATTTGTGTTAACTTAAGAAGGAGATTTTTAAACTATGTTTTTTAAAGGTTTTAGACATATTTTTTGTTAGGTATAAAACTATTATGCGATTATGTATCATTGTACTATATTTGAGAAAAATTgcaaaaacttttaaaacacAATCTACCCTCCCTTGTGTTTTAACTTGTTTTTCACAAATCGTATTAAAGCGCGAGCTCTAAAAGGTTGAGCTACTAACACCTGTTAGAGGAAAAGATCTATAGTATTGCATGAATGGAGTTATATTTGATGAGAGAAGCAACTTTCCTCTCTAAATCCTTTGCTTTTATAGGAGAAGACTTTTATTATTGGAAAGATCATATAGAGATGTAAGTAAATTGAACACATTATCGGCTATGGAAAATCATCACGTATGATGATATTGAGATCATATCCCTAAAGCAAGATTAGTAATAAGAAGAGTTTTATCAAATGCACTTAAACAACAAAGCCAGATACACTCTTATCTAGGATTTAtctaaaaatgaatataaaaagtttagaaTATCTGATACTCATTGATTATTAACTATGAGGATAAAGAATATGTGCAACTTATAAAAGTTGTCACCTTAACACACCAATATGAATCTTTCACAACAAAAGAAGCTAAGAGCATAGATGACATGTTTGGAAGGATTAATATTCTTCTAAATGGGCTAGGAGCTCTCTAGTAGAATTCCTCTAAGGCTTAAATTAATCTAAAGTCACTAGATAGTATGCCAAAGATATGTGAGCCCAACAAAATAACCATAACATAAGCCCTTGATCTAAAGAAGCTTACATGGGACAGGCTCTTAGGAATCTTCAAAGTGCATGAGGTGCATCTTTAAGATTGAAGCCAAAAGCAACGTTCAATGTCATTTAACATAGTTCTTCAAGTCAAAGTTAAGTAAACTCCTATTAGGTGAAAAGAGACTATAGCTCTCGATGttttaaaggaagaagaggatgtATTTGAGGTTGAATTTGAAAGCCAACTAATGAGGAAATATCTATTATGTCTATATTTGTAAgagtttttttaggtttttggaTTCCTCCTACAAGAGTTGAGGAATACTTTACTTTTCCATTTACTTTCTCTTAGTGTGGGTCTTTTCTAACCTCAGCACATCCATTTCCTCTACTTCTCTCTCAAGTGCATAAGATCTTTCCTAAATTCAACCAACATTGTTGATTCAATTAGTAGGTTTCATTGCATCTTAGGTGATTGTTGTCATTCTTTCTTTGTCATGTTTCTAATTTATACCATGTGGTATgggaaaattcaattttaaccCTTGTGGAATATTTTTGCAAGGGATAAAATAATCTCACAAAACAACATCATTCACCGTGTTTTGTTTTTAGATGATTTCTTTCTAtaattgacaaaaatattttttttcaacactTGTTTAAAAGGTTAATGTGTCTCAAAAGACAAtccaaatgttaaaattaattgcaattttaatttagtaatattttaaatatgataatgtcttaacaaataaattcaactatcatgaaaaaatatattgttttcacACTCCAAATACAATTTGGTCAATTGAATCAAGCCCATTCAGATTGACCTTTGGAATACTATATTCCATTCCTTGGGGATCAAgttcaaaacaatatataaaaagacGCCCATAGGCTTAGCATGAACTCCATCATCATCAATTCATGAGCGAAATGGCAGAGAAAGACAAGGTGATCCTACACGGGATGTGGGCCAGTCCATATGCCAAGAGGGTAGAATTGGCCCTTAATTTCAAGGGCATACCCTACGAGTATGTGGAAGAAGACTTGAGAAATAAGAGCGAATTGCTTCTTAAGTACAATCCGGTTCACAAGAAGGTTCCTGTACTTGTTCATAATGGAAAGGCCATTGCTGAGTCCATGGTGATCCTTGAATACATCgatgaaacatggaaacatgctCCCAACCTGCTTCCCATCCATTCCTACAGAAGGGCCCAAGCTCGCTTCTGGTCCAGTTTCATTCAGGATCAGGTAATTATCTACATCATTGCATGCATTTCTTGCTTCCATAATGTTAATTTCGTATTAGTGTAcgtatgaaaatgaaaattaatagtaGCAGTTGCTTAAAAACTAAACCActagtaaaacaaaattactgATCTGAGTTTATACTTGTTGGCTAATTTCTGCTTGTAACAGAGTAACATCACTGCTTCCATATCGTACACCACTTGTTTGGTGAAATGTCAAAAGACTAGATAGCATTTGTAGTTCACAAATTTTGGTTTATAACTCAAGATTAGAACCAAACACAAAGCTGGGAATCTAAATGTGATTATAAAGTTGCATTGTCTTGTGGTTTTGAGTTAGAGTGGTGTCAATTAGACTCAAGTATCATTGGTATTGAATCCTATATTTAATCTTCTGGAAAAACCCATCACAAATGTACACTAACTAAGTTCTGATAGAATGGGAGGCACATATTTTAAACAAGTTTCCTGAGTTTAACAGGATCTTCAGTTTGAATGTTATAGGTGGAAAGTATAATTAAGTATAGCTTTACTAAAAGTGATTAGTTAGTTCTGTAAGAAAAATCCGTCAACCGCTAAACTTgtgaataaagaaataaagaaagaactaaatagaaaattaatgcATGCATCCGTCATTCAATCACAGGTAGTCCATTGCTTATATAAGTTTTATGATTTAGATAATAATTAACAAGATGACTTGTGACGGATTGTAAATTTAAGCCTTAGCCTTTTTTAGTTTAGTGAACTAACTAAAACATATAGGATTTCGTGTTTGGAACTAAGATTTAACTTGGGTCGATCAAACTTCTTGTTTAAACCAAGCGCTTTTGTTCTAATGCATGTATTgctctctttttctctatttatttGTTGCAGTTGGTGGAGAAGACTATTCTAGTATTGAAAACTGACGGAGAAGCGCAACAGAAGGCAGTTGAACAAGTGTATGAAAAACTAAATGTGCTTGAAAATGGAATGAAGACCTATCTGGCAGAACGCGATGCAAAGGTGGAAAGCAACTTTGGAATCGTGGAAATTGTGTTTTGTGCATTGTTTGGTTGTCACGAGGCTCATGAAGAAGTTCTTGGCATGAAATTTATAGTGCCAGAAAAGTTTCCAGTGTTATTTTCTTGGTTGATGGCCATTGCAGAGGTGGAAGCAGTGAAAAAGGCAACTCCTCCACATGAAAAAACAGTGGGAATTCTTCAGCTTTTCAGGCAGTCTGCATTGAAATCTTCTGCTGCAGCCTGATATAGGCTTCACCAGTTCAATggattttctattattatttgcTTCTTCTGCAAGTCTTGATATATCGTTCAGTAACAGGATGAGTATATGTAACACGTATATTGTGACAATATTGTCTGTGGTTATCTTTGAATTCAAGtttaaggtaaaaataaaaataaagtcacttGATTGTAATATTAATTGTGATCTAAAATATGATCTTggtaatttgaattatttttaattaatgtcacaatttttttcaactaataTTACTTTGGTCTTAtttcttaattagaattagttaAGATATTTTAGTCAGAATTAAAAAGAACTATTTTTCAGATTGTCAactaagttttctttttttaatttatgttaatgagagttatttttctatttacattattggaattatttttttaattgttgcataCCGTTGCTATTTATCACTTGATAATTAGTATGGATTTTCTTAGCCAATGATAATTTTTGggctaatataaataaaaacttttattgatGACTGTCATggttatctttttcttttttgtaaatgTTCATagtgattatatttttatcaacgGCATTAGTCTTATGTTTTGTAGGTGCTAAGAGTTTTTTTCACATGTTTGAGAAAATCTTTTACCAACATTAACTAGGATCATTTTTGCTACAGTTGACCAAGAAAAAAAACGGACAACATTGTAAAATTAAACATGATCAAGAATAAgcttaaataatttcaatcagcatcaattaaaaacaatatcagACATCAAACGAGAAAACTTGTatcaatattaactaaaaaagtTTGATGAACTTAGAAAAACAATATCAACTAACATTGactaaaaataatcaatatttttatgtttttaattattaacaatttttaatcttatttgaTGATATAATTGAAATACTTCATTTATTAAAACCTTACCCGTTTTTTCCCCAGTAAACCATGTCGGGTAACGAAGCTTAAAATAATAGGAAACCTAAATGCTTTCGGAAAGTAATACGTGTTTTGTTGTTGAACCACTAGACTTAGAATTAACTGGAGCTATAACATGAACAAGACAAGATCTAAATTTCGTTCAAAAAACAGAAGAGagaggcaaaagaaaagaaggaagtgGTGTAAAACA
The sequence above is drawn from the Vigna radiata var. radiata cultivar VC1973A chromosome 3, Vradiata_ver6, whole genome shotgun sequence genome and encodes:
- the LOC106757282 gene encoding glutathione S-transferase U9, producing MSEMAEKDKVILHGMWASPYAKRVELALNFKGIPYEYVEEDLRNKSELLLKYNPVHKKVPVLVHNGKAIAESMVILEYIDETWKHAPNLLPIHSYRRAQARFWSSFIQDQLVEKTILVLKTDGEAQQKAVEQVYEKLNVLENGMKTYLAERDAKVESNFGIVEIVFCALFGCHEAHEEVLGMKFIVPEKFPVLFSWLMAIAEVEAVKKATPPHEKTVGILQLFRQSALKSSAAA